The Argopecten irradians isolate NY chromosome 4, Ai_NY, whole genome shotgun sequence genome has a window encoding:
- the LOC138321529 gene encoding cyclic AMP-dependent transcription factor ATF-6 beta-like, whose protein sequence is MTMDMVSEVDRRFYSNNLLSSEDLEADMDLSEILGMDTALSPEDLVRDFPDDFPTLTLDSLNNDTFTAFADPGNTFHDDLQQEFSDSSDSGISGVTVQYENQPSPDLLIKQEPLSPASSLSSEGSEGTTSQSHKIFTLDQDLKIEGCPSSQQSIIVTGQTSPQSSYTYIGDPSDFGSQVVINAPTKTCSTVLTGFDTSININSILNSKVKIQPKPLSSEKPTTTVQKPALPKSEPGKPLVLTPEEFKRLTSQGVLKFQPPATNQKTKVEIPKVTTTVITPQQIKMAASPIVQVDHEMKNVKRQQRMIKNRESASLSRKRKKEYLQTLEEQLSQYNQLNQKLQQENEELRRRLCMMQSENEELKNRGGGMASPAKKICLMAVFVFFTFNFGTFSNLLLTSRTTNLNSNPSPDLFAHKGRQLMAVTEEKDTFSVGSFMPDYPFSRLKKFIEENPEHAEEINNKTLYQLYTCPSYFNKTESIRLADQLSGWMKRHEQQKKKKPRKPANRESRPITSSHSLRELRHMREQHYRAQENQLQLFQGDTVRNFWQSLPRRNDTFYVLSFNTDYFLIPAVAHNKTMRPRMSLVMPATSLNETMQPPAGNIGMMQIDCEVLNTQLIHVHKSTLPRHNTSESFFP, encoded by the exons atgACCATGGATATGGTCTCAGAAGTGGACCGAAGGTTCTACTCGAATAATCTGCTTTCAAGTGAAGACTTGG AAGCTGACATGGACCTGTCAGAGATACTGGGGATGGACACGGCACTGAGCCCAGAGGACTTAGTACGAGATTTCCCTGATGACTTCCCTACA CTTACTCTGGATTCCCTAAATAACGACACATTTACAGCATTTGCTGATCCTGGTAACACATTCCATGACGATTTACAGCAGGAGTTCAGTGACAGCTCCGACAGTGGGATTAGTG GTGTGACAGTGCAATATGAAAATCAACCCTCACCAGACTTACTGATAAAACAGGAGCCCCTGTCTCCCGCCTCCTCTCTGTCCTCTGAAGGATCAGAAGGAACCACCTCACAG TCACATAAGATATTCACATTGGACCAGGACCTGAAGATAGAAGGTTGTCCGTCATCCCAACAGTCCATAATCGTGACGGGTCAGACCAGTCCTCAgtcatcatatacatatatcggTGACCCCTCAGATTTTGGGTCACAAGTCGTCATCAATGCTCCAACAAAAACCTGTAGTACCGTACTCACGGGGTTTGATACATCCATCAACATCAACTCCATTCTCAATTCTAAAGTCAAGATACAGCCCAAACCCCTCTCTTCAGAGAAACCTACTACCACTGTACAGAAACCAGCTCTTCCAAAATCAG AGCCAGGGAAACCATTAGTACTGACACCTGAAGAGTTTAAGAGGCTGACGTCACAGGGCGTCCTGAAATTCCAGCCTCCAGCCACAAATCAGAAAACTAAAGTAGAAATTCCCAAAGTTACCACAACAGTTATCACACCGCAGCaaatcaagatggctgccagtccTATAGTGCAAGTTGATCATGAG ATGAAAAATGTGAAAAGACAACAAAGAATGATTAAAAATAGAGAATCTGCAAGTTTGTCAAGAAAACGTAAAAAGGAG TATCTTCAGACCTTGGAGGAACAGCTGAGTCAATATAATCAACTAAATCAAAAACTTCAACAGGAGAACGAGGAGTTGAGACGGCGACTGTGTATGATGCAATCAGAG AATGAGGAGTTGAAGAATAGAGGCGGTGGAATGGCATCACCTGCTAAGAAGATCTGCCTCATGGCCGTATTTGTATTTTTCACATTCAATTTTGGCACATTCAG TAATCTGTTGTTAACGTCTCGGACTACGAACCTGAATTCCAATCCTAGTCCAGACCTGTTTGCTCATAAGGGCAGACAGCTCATGgctgtaactgaagaaaaagacACATTTTCTGTTGGAAGTTTTATGCCTGATTATCCATTTAGCAGACTAAAAAAATTCATAGAAGAAAATCCTGAACATGCTGAGGAAATAAACAATAAGACACTGTATCAGTTATATACATGTCCCTCATACTTCAACAAAACAGAGTCAATACG ACTGGCAGATCAGTTGTCAGGCTGGATGAAGCGACATGAACAgcagaagaagaaaaaaccaAGAAAGCCAGCTAACAGAGAGAGTCGTCCCATAACCTCATCACACTCGCTTAGAGAGCTCCGACACATGAGGGAACAACATTACAG GGCTCAAGAGAACCAGCTGCAGTTATTCCAGGGAGATACTGTGAGAAACTTCTGGCAGTCTCTTCCACGACGCAATGACACATTCTACGTTCTCTCATTCAACACG GATTATTTCCTCATCCCTGCTGTTGCCCACAACAAGACAATGAGACCCAGGATGTCCCTTGTAATGCCAGCTACTTCCCTCAATG AAACCATGCAGCCCCCTGCTGGGAACATTGGTATGATGCAGATAGACTGTGAGGTCCTCAACACACAGCTCATCCATGTCCACAAGTCAACACTGCCGCGACACAACACATCCGAGTCATTCTTTCCTTGA